DNA sequence from the Manihot esculenta cultivar AM560-2 chromosome 11, M.esculenta_v8, whole genome shotgun sequence genome:
AACGTGTAAAAACCAACGGTCCTGATGCATTAGATGCCTCGTATGCTACTAAGTTTCTCAATACGACCTCTGTGTTCACGTCTAAGCTGACAATGGGAAGGTAAAATGAAACTGTCTTAGGATCAAAATTAATGCTTGAGATGTTACCAGTAGTGGGTAAGAAACGGACACCGCAGTTGGCAAGATCAGTGACACAAGGAATTGTGATCTCCTCCACCAACGGCGGCTTGTTAACTTCATTGCTGGAGCCGAGATCGTTCTCTGGTTTCAGTTCTTCTTTGTCTTGAGCGAAGAACAGGTATTGAATAGGTTGTTTCAGAACGGACATTCCAGGAAGGTTGGAGAGGATTGTCCATGGCAATTTCAGAATGAGTTTAACAGGTCTAGAAAATATTAATCTTTTCAGAAGTTGTATTGGAGCTTTGTTTAGCTTTGATATTAGCTTCCATATCTCACTGAAGAGATCTTTTACGTGACTTGAATTCCCATACGATCCTTTGCTTTGCATGGCCTCTCCTTGTTCCTCCGACTCATCTATCTCCGGCACTGCCGGGGCTTCCACCGTCGGCGCAATCATTATGTACAAGTAGTCTAGCAAGTGTGAAGATTGAGAAACTGGGAGTTTTTGCATGTCATTCATCAGCTTGAAAGGTGAAAGCTCATTGCAAAATCCCACTAGCATCGAAAGCAGCAATTCATCGGCTGTTTCTAAGGAAAAGAATTGAACTTCCAGGATCTTTCTCAATACAAAGAGCGGAATTTGATTCTCAAGCATCACCATATCTCTAAGAATAGCATTATGAGCTGATTTTGTCCCTGCATAATCAACCAAATGAGACATTCTTGAGGAAACTCCTGTATTAATAGCCATACCTTCTTTGACGGCGTAGATTTGCAGGAACTCCAGCAAGAACGATGCATCAATGGCCATCATCCAAGCCAAAGTTTCATTACTAAAATCCAAGAACTTGTGATAACAAGCTCGAACCCTCGGCTCAAGCTTCGTCAAGTGATCAACAATGTGTTGAAACTTGAGGTTCTGGAGTTGTTTCTGGGTTCTTTTCGCCGCGGCAAGCTTGTATCTCTCCATCTCGTAGAGCTCAGGACGCCAATGATGGTAAGGACCAATAGCAACCTCTTGTGGAGTATAGGAATCTGGATCAGTAGCCATCAGGATTTTGGGGACATTGAAAATGGAGACAGGAACTTCAGAATCATTTTCAAGCTCTTCTTCAAGAGATCTACGAATGTTGATTATCCATAGATGCTCATCAAAGTTTGGACTTGGATTCCAGGACATGATGGATTGGATAGAAGATCGACACGTTCTTGCTATATGGAGAACTGAATTAAAATGCAGTTTCTTCTGGGTACTTAGAGGCATATTTATTGTTTAGTGGCTTGCTATTCCATCAATTTTATATGTGCTCCAGCTATACAGCATGTAATTACATGATAAGATAAATCTATcatgaaaattataatttttgcaCATGTGCTTAGGAATGATAATGGGAAAGACCTTGGGAGTATATGTTACTACCTTGATATAAAAAGacccatttatttataaaaataagttaattatattttcaatctACCAAATGGTAGGTTGAGAAGGCATCTTCAAAAACTTAAAATAACTAAGAAAACCTTGCGTTTTTGACAACATATAAAAGATTCCAACCAGGGTACCAATATAACCTGAATCATACAATCCCGTTAGCGCTTTCAAAATTCAATCTCACATTTTTAAAGCTTGGGTTAAATGCTTCATAAAATTGATCAACAAGTCAAATAATTATTCAAAGACCTCCACAGGAGTATACCTTGAAATCCACCATCCCAGATTTTGCTTATTGCATACAAATTTCCAGCTTACTCCACTTCTACCATGACTATTTCCTCAGCTATAGAATTGgtgaagagaaaagagtaatATTAATCCAAGCAGGATGGATATGAACATCAGTAAAAAACACGAATTTCGCTCCTCCATATCACTGCCTCCTCTGCTGAAAGCCTGAAATCCACCACCTTGTTCTTTACCATCTAAAATGCCACAATTTATAGGATCCTGTTATAGGGAATTGGGATATAATAAGTGCAAGCCAAATGTTGTGACAATGAAGTGAAGATACTTACAGAACATGTCACAGCTCAAAACCTACAACAAAATTAGGGAGAGAACTGCACTCCAGCTGGCATACTTCCATATTCCCATGCCATCTCCACCATACTCGTCTGCAGCAAAGGTTCAAGAGcataacactagatcatgccAGCTCTTGTTTCTAACTGGAAAATGCTTTAACATTCACTTGCAAGCAGGACATTCCATTTTAAGACATCTATTGCAGCAAACTCTCTTGCCAAGGATGATTCTGAATATATGTACGAAAACTATCCTCCTTCCACAATGTTAGTCCTTAATCAATTCATTCTCCGTAAATTGTCCTCCTTGGCTTAGGAGAAAGCCCTTTCGACAGCATCTCCTCCTCATACTTCCTGGCCATCTCCAACATACCCTTTTGAGTCAAAGCATCAATCAATGCATTGTATGCAAATTCATCTGGACTACAACCGTGTTCTTCCATCTTCTTCCACAGTAGAAAAACTGGTCGAAGAAATCCCCATCTCCCAAACTTCCTCATAAGCATCACATAAGTGTCCATCCTTGGCCGAACCCCACTCTCAATCATCCTGTCAAACAGCCAGAGAATCTCCTTGGGCCTCATAAGACCACCGAAAAAACAATGATACGTTCTCACATCTGGTGCAATATCCTTCTTTCGCATTTCGTCGAGCATATAATATGCTTCCGTTGTCCTCCCATTTTGGCACAGAAGCTTTATAATAGTATTACAAGTCACAATATTAGGCATACAACCCAACTCCATCATTTCACGATACAACCTCATTGCAAAATCCACACCCTTTGATAGACCAACAGCATGAATAACCGTATTATATGCCACAACATCTAGCTTTATTCCCTTTGTCTTCATCTCCTTGTACAATTTCACAGCCTTCCATGGCTTCCCACTTTTGCACAGTATATCCATATATATTGAATAGGAATGCAAATCCTTATACACTTCCTTTCTATCCATctgctcccaaaactccctgcACTTACTCCACCACCCCATCTTAAACCACCCCCGTAAaatcatattataaatttttgttttattccTTG
Encoded proteins:
- the LOC110626933 gene encoding putative UPF0481 protein At3g02645; the protein is MPLSTQKKLHFNSVLHIARTCRSSIQSIMSWNPSPNFDEHLWIINIRRSLEEELENDSEVPVSIFNVPKILMATDPDSYTPQEVAIGPYHHWRPELYEMERYKLAAAKRTQKQLQNLKFQHIVDHLTKLEPRVRACYHKFLDFSNETLAWMMAIDASFLLEFLQIYAVKEGMAINTGVSSRMSHLVDYAGTKSAHNAILRDMVMLENQIPLFVLRKILEVQFFSLETADELLLSMLVGFCNELSPFKLMNDMQKLPVSQSSHLLDYLYIMIAPTVEAPAVPEIDESEEQGEAMQSKGSYGNSSHVKDLFSEIWKLISKLNKAPIQLLKRLIFSRPVKLILKLPWTILSNLPGMSVLKQPIQYLFFAQDKEELKPENDLGSSNEVNKPPLVEEITIPCVTDLANCGVRFLPTTGNISSINFDPKTVSFYLPIVSLDVNTEVVLRNLVAYEASNASGPLVFTRYTELMNGIIDTEEDVKFLREKGIILNHLKSDGEVAELWNGMSKSIRLTKVPFLDKVIEDVNKYYNGKWKIKVGNFMKRYVFGSWQFLTFLAAIFLLMLMTLQAFCSVYSCGRLFHHVSGTT
- the LOC110626935 gene encoding pentatricopeptide repeat-containing protein At1g80550, mitochondrial, producing the protein MLSSTFARRLNPTQILRNFTAHCLSTKPTSHFPSETPKPQQNPQNFDTSTVIETLSCYNNDWKCALDFFNWVETECEFKHTTETYNRMIDILGKFFEFDLSWDLIQRMRKVPNSVPNHLTFRILFKRYISAHLVKEAIDTYDRLEEFNLKDGTSYCNLIDALCEFKHVIEAQELCFRKNFEENDAIDARNKTKIYNMILRGWFKMGWWSKCREFWEQMDRKEVYKDLHSYSIYMDILCKSGKPWKAVKLYKEMKTKGIKLDVVAYNTVIHAVGLSKGVDFAMRLYREMMELGCMPNIVTCNTIIKLLCQNGRTTEAYYMLDEMRKKDIAPDVRTYHCFFGGLMRPKEILWLFDRMIESGVRPRMDTYVMLMRKFGRWGFLRPVFLLWKKMEEHGCSPDEFAYNALIDALTQKGMLEMARKYEEEMLSKGLSPKPRRTIYGE